Below is a window of Allomuricauda ruestringensis DSM 13258 DNA.
TTGGATACCTTTTGGTGGTGTTGATGGGTTGCAAGCAAGCAAAAAAATCGCAACCCGTTCAAAAACAAGAATCAACATCCTCCATAACCCATGCAACGGGCTTTACTGTAAAAAAAGAAGCCGATTTAACCATAATTGAAGTCACGGCAGCTTGGCCCGGGGCAGATAACTTTAAATATGCCTTGGTACCAAAAGAAAAATTACCATCGATTACTTTCCCGCAAGATGAATATGATGCCATTGTGGGTACTCCAGTAGAAAAAGTAGTGCTCACTTCAACCACTCACATAGAGCCTTTAAAGCAGCTCGGAGAACTCAAAACTATAGTCGGATTTCCCAACACCGACTACATTTCTTCCCCAGAAGCAAGAAAATTGATAGACAGCAAACAAATCAAAGACCTTGGGATGAATGATATCCTCAATACGGAAATGGTACTCGAACTGAACCCTGAACTCATTATTGGATTCAGTATTAATGAAGAAAACAAGGCGTACCATATTATAGAACGAGCAGGAATACCCTTGGTTTATAATGGCGATTGGGTAGAACAGACACCATTGGGGAAGGCAGAATGGGTCAAGTTCTTTGCACCCTTCTTTCAAAAAGAAAAATTGGGCGATAGCATTTTTGTGGAAGTTGAATCATCCTATAAACAAGCTGCTGCATTGGCCAAAAAAGCAAAATCTAGGCCAACCGTGTTAACTGGTGGATTGTACAAAGATGTCTGGTATGTGGCAGGAGGTAACAGTTGGATGGCCCAGTTCCTGAAAGATGCCAATGCCGATTATCTTTGGTCCAACACGGAAGAAACCGGAAGCATTGGCCTTAGTTTGGAATCGGTTTTGGAAAATGCACAAGATGCTGAATATTGGTTCAATCCATCTGCAGAAACCAAGTATTCCGAATTGACCGAAGCAAATCCCCATTATCAACAATTTTCCGCCTTCACCAATAAAAAAGTGTATTCCAACGCCATTGAAAAAGGTGAGACAGGTGGGCTTATTTTTTACGAGTTGGCACCACACCGCCCAGATATTGTTTTGATGGATTTCATCAAAATAGTACACCCGGAATTATTGCCAGAGCATCAATTGCAATTCATCAAACCAATAAAATAAATGCAAGGTCCAAGGACATACCGGTTTTCCTTCCTGCTGTTGATACTGGCATTGATACTATCCTGTCTCCTCAACATTAGTTCGGGCTCGGTTTCCATTCCATTTGCAGATGTGTTGTCCACTTTGTTTGGCGAAACCCCTGAAGTTGCATCTTGGGAATACATTATCTGGGATTATCGGGTTCCCAAGGCGTTTACCTCCATTTTGGTAGGCGGTGGGCTTTCCTCAAGTGGGCTTTTAATGCAAACCTTGTTCAGGAATCCATTGGCTGGTCCGTTTGTGCTGGGAATTAGTTCTGGAGCCAGTCTGGGTGCCGCTTTACTTTTGATGGGCGCCTCGTTGTTGGCAGGCTACACTTCCTTTTCTTTTTTGGGTGATGTTTCCCTGGCCATTGCTGCAAGTATTGGTAGTTTTTTGGTGCTCTTGGTTGTTATGGTTGTCGCTCAACGTGTAAAAGATACCATGGCTTTGTTGATCATTGGACTGATGTTCGGAAGCATCACCTCCGCCATTGTAAGTGTATTGGCTTATTTTTCAAGTGCCGAAAACCTGCAACGTTTTATCTTTTGGTCCTTTGGAAGTGTGGGCAACCTTTCAACAGGGCAGTTACTTTTATTGCTTGTAATCGTTGCCTTGGGAATTTTGCTCAGCATACTTTCCATAAAATCGTTGAACGCCTTTCTTTTAGGGGAACACTATGCACAAAGTTTGGGAGTTTCCTTAAAAAAATCCAGATTGACCATAATTATCGCTACGGGACTGTTAGCAGGAGGTATAACCGCATTTGCAGGGCCCATTGCTTTTGTTGGACTGGCCGTACCACACCTAACCCGCCAGATTTTTGATACAATGGAACACAAGGTTCTGATTCCCGCCGTAATGCTCTATGGCGCCATTTTAATGCTCCTTTGCGATACTTTGGCGCAGTTGCCCAATTCAGCTAGCGTGTTGCCGATTAATGCCATCACATCCTTGGTTGGGGCCCCTGTAGTGATATGGCTCTTGGTGCGTAAACGAAAAATGATGTTCTAATGGCCAGTAACAACACAAACATACTGTCTGTTAAAAATTTGGCCATTGGGTACGAGTCAAAAAATGTTGCGGAGCATATTAATTTTGATTTGGATACCGGAATGTTGTGCGGGGTCGTGGGTATCAACGGGATAGGAAAATCGACTTTGTTGCGCACTTTGGGAGGATTTCAACCCAAATTGTCTGGAAACATCCTGTTGAACGGACAGAACATTGAAAAATATACCTCATCCACCCTATCCAAGGAGCTTAGTGTGGTCTTGACCGAGCAACCTGCCTCCAAAAACCTGACCGTACAAGAGTTAATTGCCTTGGGAAGACAACCCTATACCAATTGGTTGGGAACCTTGACGAAAAAAGACAAACAACAGATTGAAGATAGTTTGGATGCCTTTTTATTGAAGGAACTTCGTAACCGTAAATGTCACGA
It encodes the following:
- a CDS encoding FecCD family ABC transporter permease, encoding MQGPRTYRFSFLLLILALILSCLLNISSGSVSIPFADVLSTLFGETPEVASWEYIIWDYRVPKAFTSILVGGGLSSSGLLMQTLFRNPLAGPFVLGISSGASLGAALLLMGASLLAGYTSFSFLGDVSLAIAASIGSFLVLLVVMVVAQRVKDTMALLIIGLMFGSITSAIVSVLAYFSSAENLQRFIFWSFGSVGNLSTGQLLLLLVIVALGILLSILSIKSLNAFLLGEHYAQSLGVSLKKSRLTIIIATGLLAGGITAFAGPIAFVGLAVPHLTRQIFDTMEHKVLIPAVMLYGAILMLLCDTLAQLPNSASVLPINAITSLVGAPVVIWLLVRKRKMMF
- a CDS encoding ABC transporter ATP-binding protein, with translation MASNNTNILSVKNLAIGYESKNVAEHINFDLDTGMLCGVVGINGIGKSTLLRTLGGFQPKLSGNILLNGQNIEKYTSSTLSKELSVVLTEQPASKNLTVQELIALGRQPYTNWLGTLTKKDKQQIEDSLDAFLLKELRNRKCHELSDGQLQRVLVARAMAQDTALILLDEPTTHLDLYHKVQILKMLQELAHDKQKTILFTTHEIELAIQLCDRILILDGKDHPFGDPCQLIEQKHFDRLFPSEMVQFDAKTGSFKVNK
- a CDS encoding ABC transporter substrate-binding protein; translated protein: MTKKQTSILFFGYLLVVLMGCKQAKKSQPVQKQESTSSITHATGFTVKKEADLTIIEVTAAWPGADNFKYALVPKEKLPSITFPQDEYDAIVGTPVEKVVLTSTTHIEPLKQLGELKTIVGFPNTDYISSPEARKLIDSKQIKDLGMNDILNTEMVLELNPELIIGFSINEENKAYHIIERAGIPLVYNGDWVEQTPLGKAEWVKFFAPFFQKEKLGDSIFVEVESSYKQAAALAKKAKSRPTVLTGGLYKDVWYVAGGNSWMAQFLKDANADYLWSNTEETGSIGLSLESVLENAQDAEYWFNPSAETKYSELTEANPHYQQFSAFTNKKVYSNAIEKGETGGLIFYELAPHRPDIVLMDFIKIVHPELLPEHQLQFIKPIK